In the genome of Eublepharis macularius isolate TG4126 chromosome 10, MPM_Emac_v1.0, whole genome shotgun sequence, the window CTGGCTTGAGGGGGAGATTAGTGAACTTGATTCCCACAAGCCAAACATGTTGCAAGGGATTTACTCTTTGTTTTGCACCTGTTATTTGAAAGCAGAAGCCAGTGTCTTCCTCTCTAGGGAGCCCTGTCCTTCCATGGTTTCTCTGGCTTCTTCAAAGGACTGCAGCCTCTCATAGTCCAAACAGCATACAGTGGGCCGGCTGGATAGACCAAGCCAACACGAACTGGGAATAGGGCTGGGATAATTTCAGCACCTCCCCCTAGATCTAATTTGGTAGCAGTATAGATTAGTTTAGCATATGATCCAGGATGTCCAATCGCACCCAGGATGGAACATTGTATTATTGACACAGATCTAGGAATCATGATGTAACACTCAGAGGAAGTAAGAAACAACCGGCCCTACAGCTGCAAAATTAATTACTTGAAATGTTGGGAGTGGCTGCTTTGCCATTTTGGATCAGTTGCAGTATGTAACTATTTTTGGCATCATTCTTGCCTAGTGATATCCAATGTGGCCATTTATATGCTATATGGTTGTTTTTGCAAGAACAAAATATAAATTTGCAGGGAGAGCTTCTGTGCTTGTAAATTAAGAGCCTATCCACGTGTAGGAGCTGTCATGCCCTCGGTGCCTAACTATATACAGGCATATGTTGATATAAATTATATCCTGGCATTTAATCTGAAACTATTTGTCGGGGGAAAGACGCATGTTTGAGCTCATTAATAGAGAAGATGGGGGGAGATATTACATGGGAGAGTCAGCAGAGAATAGACACAATACAGAAAGGGGGTTAAGAGTTAAGCACTATCATTGTAGGACATAAAATTTTATCTTCTGCTGTTAAATCAGGGCAGAGAAAACATATTATTCCATTACAGTTGGGGTAAGCTACTAACTCTTTGTATGGCATACTAATACCCAGCTCCTAAACAACCATTTCAAGGGAAATGGAAATCGATGAGACATGCAGACTTCAAGTTTGCTGTATGCAGTGGGGTGTATTCCCAAATTATTGTGCATAGAACTGCTGCTTTGGCTATCAGACATAACTGAAATGAGTATCCTGATTTAGACATACtcatctgggttcaaatctcagtGAATACATTGAAATAAGAAAATTTCAGTTTGCAACTAGAGAGGAAagatttccagaaatgttgaaaccatggggaaaactttttttttcgtgtccccccctccccccggaaaAGAGCACACTTTCCCCATGCAATTTCTGTCACTgcagttcagtttttaaaaaccattgtAAAGCTCCAAACAGTTTAACTAATTGCAcagctgttgctgctgcactGGAACCCTGTAAATTGTGTCAAGACATGAAGGACACTAGAGGACGCCATGTAAACAGTAATCTGTTACAGTCAATGTAACTATGGTTAATCAAGAAGAAAACACAAATCCCTAGCCATCTTTAAGCATTAAACATTACTGAGTTTTTCATGCTGTTGATACAGATGTTTCTTGCTTAAATAGACTCAGCCCTTTAAAAAGTTTACTTTTAAAATACTAGAGCAATGCTAACAAAAATGTTTATTCTTCATTGGGGTGGGGAGGTGTTCACAACTTTTTCAACAGATGGAGAAAGAGAATTGAGCAGGAGAATCCCGATCGCTCTAGGAAGATATCAGGATCAATTGCATTTATAATCCACTCTTTTCAGGTTGGGTATATAGATTCAATTTATAACTGTCTACAGGAAATCAGAACAAATAGCAAACTTCTAAAAAGTTTGCTATTTTtatgaaaatataaaacattttcaaaacaaaacagaataaaaaggTCTTACAACTCCTGGACTTTGATGACCCACAACAGGCAAAGACTCCCAGAGCTGAGATGCAGAAATTGACACAATCCCTTTAGTTTTAAAGCTTGCTCCCCTCTGTCTCTTGGCCTTGTTATGTGCTATGTGTGAGACAGAAACATAAGAGCTGGTAGggatctcaagggtcatctagtccaaccccctgcaccatGCAAGATATTCACAGCTATCTTACCTCActtacctcccccagtgacccgtGCTGTATGTCCAgaggatggcaaaaaacctccaggatactcagctaatctggcctggaggaaaattccttctggcgattggcattgccctgggcatgtaagaaagggccatcgATTCTCAGAGATGGAGAAGAGCAGATACAGCAATGCATTGGCTGGAACACCTTGAGAGTGCAGGAGCTCTCTCGTGGACATCTGAGGTGGGGTAATGGATCTGTAGTACCCTGCAGACGTGCCTCTGTGATGCCGCCTGTGCTCTTCCTGTGTATTTGTTAATAGGGCAGAAACTCTCTTCAGTACTTTCTCTTCTCCAAAGGGAACCAACCCAAGTAAGCGCTACCCTGGGAGCTTCCACTGCTCAAGGAAGCTGGGTGAGCCATacaataattatataattaaaacctTTACACATATATAAAAATTTACCTATGTGACTCTGTAAGGCCTCCATGAATATGTATGCtgtataaataaattataataaataagAATAGCTTGTTTTTCAGCACAAACCTGACTCTAGTCTCTCGCATGTTGTGTGTGGTGGGTTTAAATGCATCCTCTGGGTTAATCTGAGACTTTTTGCCAAGGTTTCAAATTCTTTGTTAAAAAGAGCTCAGTTCTGTTACCTGTATAAACATTTGCATATTTGCTTTTATATTGCGTAATTTATTCTGTCATTTGGGCCACTCAACTCCATTTTGCTTTTTCTAGTCAGACAGTTATGATGACCTATGCAGTGCTCTGAAGTCTATCCTTTGACTGTGGCAAATATTATTCAAGTATCTCTTTTACTGCTGACATTTTACCAGGCATTGCCCCCACTTTCACAGAGATCTTCCCAAATTAAAGATCAAGCAATTGAAAAGGCGAAGAAGGAAAAGATAGCCCGCATATGCCTCTGGTCAAGTGAGGTAAAGAGTCAGAGTAAATGGCTATCTGTAGGAGGGGTCCCCAGTTGCCTTCAGTCTTTGGCTGTGAGGTAagcagctatatttatttagagaagtaaGTATTCAGCAAGTTAGGCAGTTATATAGCTTTAAATGTTGTCAGTAGCTTTCCTTTCCAGGCGTAGAACCTTGCTGTTTTTGAGCCTCTGCATTACCCAGCAGAGTGTTATTTGACTGGGGAAGCAGCCAAGACACTTTGGTATCTCTAGCCCCCATTACAGAGGTTTGTGGACCCCTGTGCTCCTTCACCCTGGCTCAAGCCTGCCTTCTCCTCCCTAGATCTGCCGCCTGCTTAATCCGCCTCCCCAGCCTTTTAGCCTGTGGACTCTTGGAGGGAGTAAATCTGCTTTTCCTAAGTGCTTTGACCCTCCTTCCTCATCTACAGCTGGTCCTGACTCTTACCAGGTTGAAACATGGGGATGGTTGTCCCCTCTGCTCCAGCCCCACATCCCTTCTGACCTGGCTGTGTTGCCTGAGGTGTGAAGCCAACATGTGGCCTTCTGCCCCCATAAAGACAAAGATGATGCAGAAGAAAGAAAGTGCCACATTCTTCACTTTTGTGGAATCCTGCGTACATATAGCAGAAGGCCTGATATAACCTACAAATGGGAGAAGAAGCATGGTGTCTCTAGCCACGGAGCATGTATAGGCCTCTATTTTCTTTCCCAAGCTCACTTTCCTGTCATGGAAAAGTCATGGATACAGCAAGATGTTTtgcttagggttaccagcctccaggtagtagctggagatcccccagaattacaactagtctccaggccggagagatcagttcacctggagaaaaaggctactttggggggtggactctatggaattatgccatgccaaggtcctttccctccccaaccccctctttctccaggtttcaccccctagatctccaggaatttcccaacttggagctggcaaccctagttttgctgttgtttttttcctgctgctacACTTTAGTCCTAACAACAAGccaaaaagaaacaaactgcAGCTGTTTTGGCTGTATTGAGTTTCAGACAGATGATCTTGCAGGCCAGTGTCCACTTATTCAGCCATTCAAAGCAGATACAGCAACAGCACATGAGGCTTTCGGCCTGCCCATGCCGTATGCTTTGACTCTCTGCCAAATTGCTAACTGCTGCCACAAAGGCACCCAGACAACACATCTTATAAGCATATTGTTGCTGGGTGCAAACAATTACATGCCATTGCTCTGCATGCTTCTCTGGCTCATTCCAATTTTGTGTACTTAGGGACCACTGGAAATTTTGTTAACAAGCTAAATGATTGAGGAAGACACCTTGGTTTTTGGCACTGAGCCCTTTAAGATCTGCAGAGGGTATGCATATGAATGCACCCACCGCCTATGGAAAGAGGAGGATTTATACATTATACATTATACTGGAGGATTTATACATTAACTTGGTGCACAGAAGTTCGCAGTCTTATGGTTCATATTCCCCATCACTTACGCAGATGCACATGCAAAGGGATTTAATGTAGCAGAGATGAGTAATGTGCCCAGGGATAGCAGCTACGGTCTTTTCAGGAGCCAGGGTTGAAAACTTGGAAGTTATCCTATATTATCTTCTCAataatcctgcaaggtaggttaagaTGAGACATTGACAAAACCAGAGCTGTTTAGTGACCTTCATGGGCATTTGAACATGAGTCTCCTCAGTCTTCATTGGGGAACCTGATTCTCTTTTAATGGCTAAATTCAAGATTGTTCCTTTTAGCCCCTGCTAGGGCTGGTCTAATATATCTTGCCAATCTAAGCAGGACCAAGTTGGCAGTAGCACACGTATGGGCATCATCAACAGATGTGACCTAGGCCTGTCACCTCTCCCCATGTATCACTGGTGGCTGGGAGCCAGCAAGACCAACAGCACTGCAAGTGCCTTAGGGACTTACCTTGAACCTGGCTGGTGGCAGTGCAAATCCAGGAGGACACACATCTCTTCCGTGTGCTGCAACCATCAGGAGCAAGATGAGGCCCAGCAGCAATCTAGCGCCTCAGGGGCTCACCATGGACCCAGTCAAAGGCAGTGCaaggccaagaaaaaaaaatgcagggTGCAAGCCATTTCCATAACCTCACCCTCTGCCGCTGCTAGCTGAGAAGAAGCTGAGCCCCTGAGGCACACTGGGACCTTCATGTTATTGTGACATCCCAGTGAGTGCTTGGGGCATTGGGCTAAGAACTGGCACTGGCCCCTACTCTGCAGACAAATGTACCTTCATAGTGGGCTTTGAATTAAATGCTAGCTGGATGGGCTAAAGAAAAAATCAGCTAGCAGGCTAAATAAGAAGTTGTGAGTATGCACAAATGACCATAGTTTCAGTGGTAAGCCTGCTATAGAACTATGACTGCATTTTTGACACAGACACAACCATCTTCTTTCTCAGACTGGGCTCAGGGAAATCTTTGCAAGGGCAACTGGAATTACACAGCATTGATTGGCTGACCCCTGTGCCAGTTATGAAGCAGCTTCCCCCACCTTCTTGAATCAGGACGgaggaagcgaaaaacatggtctgggtgtgctttcagtcccgagtctgcagaaaactgcagtctgttttgtgctgtttctgtgagcatattggcatagaaagggttaattgaagggtgccagtccagagttttcatttctaaaatattgttctggagtgtctctaacacatccccctcttttttgtggcactggcatttctttagtgcccattccggcctgtcccgtctcgttccggcttttaccctgtcccctgATTCATATGCCTCCCCCCAATGAATTTTTGTTCTTCATGAATATCAGAGATGGTCCACTAGAAAAAAACCAATTAGAATATATAGCAGGCAGAACACCTTCCACAATGTGTAATGGCAGAATAAGGCTGGGGCTCTGGCTGTAATCCATTCTATGAAAATAGAAGGGTTACAAGCAGATCTCTAATTTTATCTGTGAAACATTGAAGAGTAGAGTCAGGTATTGTGGCCTGGCAGGTGCTtgataagccccccccccttttttttttgcagtctcATGAAGGCAGCAACACTGTGAAGTTTATGGAGCCTCTGCCCCTTGCATGTCCCCAGGCATAACTGATGGACTGTGTTCAGTCTGATAGATCCCAAGTTGTACAGGCCTATATTATATATAACAAAGTCATTAGTACTATCCATTTGAGTACTTATGTAGATGCTGCAAACTGTATATAGTTCTCTAAATCTGCCAGAGAGTTATGAAGAGACTCATTCAAGTCTTGACTTCTAAGAAATCTGCGAAGTGTGCTTAAAGCAGTAAGGGCCTCATTCTTGGATGGTAATGGGTGTTCAGCTCCTGGAAACTCATCACTTTCAGACTCTTCATAAATTTCATTTGTAGTGCATGTTTTTGTCCAGAAACTTTCACTATTTGGGGTCATTTCACAGGTATGCAGGTCTTCATTTAAAGCTGCATATTTTTCCAAAGACAAGCTTTTTGGAAGCTCTACTCCAGCAGCCAATGCATACTCAGCCAAATCTAGATTACTTTCAGTTTTTGGATTAACATCTAAAATGTCTGCTTGTGATCTAAACCCTACTTCTCTATAGCTTTTTACAATAGTCTCTGGAGGCACTGCTCTCCAACAGAGATGCAACATATCCACTGCATCAAGCAAAGACAATTTGAATTCCTTACCACCTTCTATAAATCTTTTCAGAAGAAGGTACCAGTATTTGATTTTCAGACTCTTGATAATCCCGTGTTTCATTGCTGAGAATCTGGAGCatgagaaagatggaaagaaaacAAGCCTGATGGACTTCAAATGTTTTACTTCTGGGTGAACTGGAAAAGGGTCTACAAAAATGACAACTCGCCGCTCCTGTGCTTGAAATCTCCTGTCAAGCTTGCATACCCATTGCTCAAACACCTCCAAAGTTATCCACGCCATAGCATTTGCCTGGTATTCCACAGGCAGTGACTTTACACCTTGAAAGCAAGGGGGAGTTTTGTTTTTcccaatgacaagcaaaggaaGTTTTTCTGAAGCATCCATATTAGTGCCAACCACAACAGTTATTCTGTCCTTGTTTAATTTTCCTACTGAGCAATCTTCTCCTTTAAATGCAAAGGAATTAATAGGTAACTGCTGATAAAACAATCCTGTTTCATTCATATTAAATATATCATTGGGTTGATAAACCTTTAAGTAGTAAGGAAGAATGTTTTGATACCAAACATTTGCTGCATCAGAGGTCGTAACAGTAGCAATGGTAGTCGTACAAGGAGCAGCAGGAACAGATAATATACGCTGCAATCTGAATGATAATCCATACCTTGATTTAAAA includes:
- the TIGD4 gene encoding tigger transposable element-derived protein 4, with product MASNVPSLSPATRKKKSLSIKDKIDIMTAVECGIQKSDIAAKYGIKKNSLSSILKSKDRILEAFESLQFDPKRKRLRTAFYTDLEEELVKWCRMAQGLNVTISGPMLRLRANNIAQKLGHSDFKCSNGWLDRFKSRYGLSFRLQRILSVPAAPSNVWYQNILPYYLKVYQPNDIFNMNETGLFYQQLPINSFAFKGEDCSVGKLNKDRITVVVGTNMDASEKLPLLVIGKNKTPPCFQGVKSLPVEYQANAMAWITLEVFEQWVCKLDRRFQAQERRVVIFVDPFPVHPEVKHLKSIRLVFFPSFSCSRFSAMKHGIIKSLKIKYWYLLLKRFIEGGKEFKLSLLDAVDMLHLCWRAVPPETIVKSYREVGFRSQADILDVNPKTESNLDLAEYALAAGVELPKSLSLEKYAALNEDLHTCEMTPNSESFWTKTCTTNEIYEESESDEFPGAEHPLPSKNEALTALSTLRRFLRSQDLNESLHNSLADLENYIQFAAST